The sequence CGCAAGCGATAAGGTTCAAAATAAATTAAGCCAATAACACCTACCGCACAAATAACAATACCAATAATAAACGGCGCTAATCTCGCCCCCGCAAGGAATAGCAATGCTAAAGTTGTCACAACCAATACAATTACTGTACCTAAATCCGGTTGCAATAGCAGCAGAATAGCCATCAATATTAGAATGCACATCGGCTTAATAAAGCCCAAAAAACGTGTTCGTACCTCATCGGTTTTTCTGACTAAATAACTGGACACATAGCAGAATAAGGCTAGTTTAGCGATCTCAGCTGGCTGTATACGGACAATACCAGTATTAATCCAGCGAGATGCCCCATTAACTGAACTTCCGGCAACCAGTACCACTAATAACAGCATTAAGGCGATGATTAATAATAAAAAGTTATATTTTTCCCACCAGATCATTGGCATATTTAAGACTGATAAAGCTAAAACAAATGATAAAGCTAGATAGATAACATCGCGTTTGGCAAAGAAAAAAGGATCTTGCGTTAGACGCTGTCCAACCGGCATTGAAGCAGATGTCACCATAATAAAACCAATTATAGCTAGACCTATTGTTAGCCAAACCAAAGTACGATCATAAAGGATCGTGTCTAGAACATCATTATCAGGCTCACCGTTAGCCCAATTTTTCAGCTGTTTGAAGTTAAATTTCATCATTGACCTAACTCCTTCGCTAATTGGCTAAATCGTTCACCCCGTTGCTCAAAGTTACGAAATTGATCGAAGCTGGCACAAGCCGGTGAAAGTAGCACCATATCACCGTCTTTCAATTCAGCTGCGATGGCGCGTAGGCATTGTTCCATTGTATCTAGTAGCAAACTATTTGGTTTTAACTGTGCTAATTGATAACCATCACGGCCAAAACAGCATAATTTAATATTTTTTGCTGCGATATAGGGTTTTAATGGTGAAAA is a genomic window of Arsenophonus apicola containing:
- the ftsW gene encoding cell division protein FtsW, which codes for MMKFNFKQLKNWANGEPDNDVLDTILYDRTLVWLTIGLAIIGFIMVTSASMPVGQRLTQDPFFFAKRDVIYLALSFVLALSVLNMPMIWWEKYNFLLLIIALMLLLVVLVAGSSVNGASRWINTGIVRIQPAEIAKLALFCYVSSYLVRKTDEVRTRFLGFIKPMCILILMAILLLLQPDLGTVIVLVVTTLALLFLAGARLAPFIIGIVICAVGVIGLIYFEPYRLRRITSFLNPWADPFGSGYQLTQSLMAFGRGELWGQGLGNSIQKLEYLPEAHTDFIFSVLAEELGYIGVVLVLLMLFFVAFRSMMIGKRALDAKQHFSGYLACSIGIWFTFQALVNVGAAAGMLPTKGLTLPLISYGGSSLLIMFIAIAILLRIDFETRLKRAQAFVRRTK